One genomic segment of Balneolaceae bacterium includes these proteins:
- a CDS encoding cupin domain-containing protein — MNQIFKTTINLSIIIFLIPTAILAQSESPEKAFTTEKESANLEWGPCPEFMPESCSISVLQGDPSQPNTDIFFKMQGNTKVPNHWHNSAERMVLIAGEMTVDYEGQSPVTITTGEYAYGPPELPHTASCESSEPCVLFIAFNEPVDAFEK; from the coding sequence ATGAACCAAATATTTAAAACAACTATAAATCTGAGTATAATCATTTTTCTAATTCCTACAGCAATTCTGGCTCAAAGTGAAAGTCCTGAGAAGGCTTTTACGACAGAAAAAGAGTCCGCGAATCTTGAATGGGGACCGTGTCCTGAATTTATGCCGGAAAGTTGCAGTATTTCTGTTCTTCAGGGAGATCCATCTCAGCCGAATACAGATATCTTTTTCAAAATGCAGGGGAATACCAAAGTTCCGAATCACTGGCACAACTCAGCCGAACGGATGGTTCTCATAGCAGGAGAAATGACGGTAGATTATGAAGGACAATCGCCGGTTACAATAACCACTGGAGAGTATGCATATGGCCCACCGGAATTGCCACATACTGCTTCTTGCGAATCGAGTGAGCCATGTGTGCTTTTCATTGCATTTAACGAACCTGTAGATGCTTTTGAAAAATAA
- a CDS encoding DUF4242 domain-containing protein produces the protein MKKYIIEREIPGVEKLSERDTKAAALQSNRALAELGPDIQWQHSYISKDRTHCVYIAKDENIIRKHAEKIGTPIISVTEVKSMWDPTTSD, from the coding sequence ATGAAAAAATATATTATTGAACGGGAAATCCCCGGAGTGGAAAAGCTTTCAGAACGTGACACAAAAGCAGCCGCATTACAATCAAACCGGGCCCTCGCCGAATTGGGTCCGGATATTCAGTGGCAGCACAGTTATATCAGCAAAGACAGAACTCACTGTGTGTACATCGCCAAAGATGAAAACATTATCAGAAAACATGCGGAGAAAATAGGCACTCCGATTATATCCGTCACAGAAGTAAAAAGCATGTGGGACCCGACAACTTCAGATTGA
- a CDS encoding NnrU family protein: MGRILSFIYGIVAYVIFLGSFLYAIAFVGDFWVPKTINTGTDASSLGTALLVNAGLLGLFAVQHSVMARQGFKKWWTRIIPKQIERSTYVLISSLLLILLFWQWRPLPEVIWSVESGLGYYLLMILFWIGWAIVLLSTFMINHFDLFGLRQVYLHFKKEEITPVEFKEPGMYKYMRHPLMFGFLVAFWAAPTMTLGHLAFAIATTGYIFVGIWFEEKDLIRFHGEKYKEYRKRVRMLLPIPKNK, encoded by the coding sequence ATGGGACGAATACTCTCTTTTATCTACGGCATTGTAGCTTATGTTATTTTTTTAGGATCCTTTCTCTATGCCATCGCATTTGTTGGCGACTTTTGGGTTCCCAAAACGATCAATACGGGAACAGACGCTTCTTCGTTGGGAACTGCTTTACTGGTAAATGCCGGATTGCTTGGGCTGTTTGCCGTTCAGCACTCGGTTATGGCACGGCAGGGATTTAAGAAATGGTGGACCCGTATCATTCCAAAACAGATAGAACGCAGCACCTACGTGCTCATCAGCAGTTTGCTTTTGATATTGCTTTTCTGGCAATGGCGTCCACTGCCGGAGGTAATCTGGAGTGTAGAATCCGGTTTGGGATATTATCTGTTGATGATACTGTTTTGGATTGGATGGGCAATTGTATTGCTTTCCACATTCATGATCAACCACTTCGACCTGTTCGGCCTGCGGCAAGTTTACCTGCATTTTAAAAAGGAAGAAATCACGCCGGTGGAATTTAAAGAACCCGGAATGTATAAGTATATGAGGCATCCGCTGATGTTTGGATTCCTGGTTGCTTTTTGGGCCGCTCCAACCATGACTCTCGGTCATCTTGCATTTGCGATTGCTACAACAGGGTATATTTTTGTGGGAATCTGGTTTGAAGAGAAAGATTTGATTCGATTTCACGGAGAAAAATATAAGGAATACAGGAAGCGCGTAAGAATGCTTCTACCGATTCCAAAAAACAAGTAA
- a CDS encoding OsmC family protein, translating to MTNTKTIKKAFERIRTLVKKKPEIGQKTVSTNVRLKEGTTCEVVHKDWTFKVDIGQSEGGNNAGPGPGLLQRGALGGCLAIGYVQQAAVMGVPINHIEVEIEADKDLQGRFGINNSSPGSLQIRYNIKIESPASEEDIHKVVEEADRFSPVLDDFRRAVPVERNLEIRKTEQKSKEEHQ from the coding sequence ATGACGAATACCAAAACCATTAAAAAAGCTTTTGAACGAATTCGAACGCTTGTAAAAAAGAAACCTGAAATCGGTCAGAAAACAGTTAGCACCAACGTGCGGCTGAAAGAGGGAACCACCTGCGAAGTTGTACACAAAGACTGGACTTTCAAGGTTGATATTGGGCAATCAGAGGGAGGCAATAATGCAGGCCCCGGTCCGGGTTTGCTTCAGCGAGGAGCGCTGGGCGGTTGTCTTGCAATCGGATATGTGCAGCAAGCGGCGGTTATGGGTGTGCCAATCAACCATATTGAAGTAGAAATTGAAGCCGATAAGGATTTACAGGGCAGATTCGGGATTAACAACTCATCGCCCGGAAGTTTGCAGATTCGATATAATATTAAAATTGAAAGCCCGGCTTCGGAAGAAGATATCCATAAGGTTGTTGAAGAAGCCGACCGGTTTAGTCCTGTTTTGGATGATTTTCGAAGGGCTGTTCCCGTTGAAAGAAATTTGGAAATTCGTAAAACCGAACAAAAGAGTAAGGAGGAACACCAATGA
- a CDS encoding class I SAM-dependent methyltransferase, with product MKPALQRRVQRYGWDKASAVYEDSWKTQLKPAQNKLLEMADLKPGETALETACGTGLVTFRIAEAVGPSGEIVATDLSEEMINLAQKTSEERGIENVTYKRMDAEKLDLEDNRFDVAINALGLMYIPDPVQSLKEMHRVLKPHGQALIAIWGERKNCGWAEIFPIVDKRVESDVCPLFFQQGTGNTIEISMSEAGFKEIKTERFSADLYYPSDELALSAAFAGGPVALAYKKFDKKTREEAHQEYLDSIAVYKSDKGYNIPGEFVVAAGVK from the coding sequence ATGAAACCAGCACTTCAACGACGTGTTCAGCGATATGGTTGGGATAAGGCTTCTGCAGTTTATGAGGATTCCTGGAAAACCCAGTTAAAACCTGCACAGAACAAACTACTGGAGATGGCTGATCTGAAACCCGGTGAAACGGCTCTGGAAACAGCCTGTGGCACAGGCTTGGTCACATTTCGAATTGCAGAGGCTGTGGGGCCCTCAGGCGAGATTGTAGCCACGGATCTTTCGGAGGAAATGATAAACCTGGCCCAAAAAACTTCGGAAGAGAGAGGAATAGAGAACGTAACCTATAAAAGAATGGATGCGGAAAAGCTGGATTTAGAAGACAACCGGTTCGATGTTGCGATCAATGCGCTCGGATTGATGTACATACCCGACCCGGTTCAATCTTTAAAAGAGATGCACAGGGTTTTAAAACCTCACGGACAGGCCCTGATTGCCATTTGGGGAGAGCGAAAAAACTGTGGTTGGGCCGAAATTTTTCCAATCGTTGACAAACGAGTGGAATCGGATGTTTGTCCGTTATTCTTTCAACAAGGAACCGGAAATACAATTGAGATTTCAATGTCAGAAGCTGGTTTTAAAGAGATTAAGACAGAACGGTTTTCTGCAGATTTGTACTATCCTTCAGATGAATTAGCACTCTCGGCGGCTTTTGCGGGCGGACCTGTGGCTCTTGCTTATAAAAAATTCGATAAAAAAACCCGTGAGGAAGCTCATCAGGAATATCTTGACTCTATTGCTGTATATAAGAGTGACAAAGGCTACAATATTCCCGGAGAATTTGTAGTGGCTGCAGGAGTAAAATAA
- the gyrA gene encoding DNA gyrase subunit A, with amino-acid sequence MASEKIIPITIEDEMKSSYIDYSMSVIVSRALPDVRDGLKPVHRRVLYGMSDLGMLHNRNYKKSARIVGEVLGKYHPHGDSAVYDSIVRMVQDFSLRYPLVDGQGNFGSIDGDSAAAMRYTEVRMQRIAEELLTDINKDTVDFQDNFDDTLTEPTVLPSMLPNLLLNGASGIAVGMATNMAPHNLNEVIDGTVAVLDDPEIETKELMQHITAPDFPTGGIIYGYEGVKEAYNTGRGKITMRARANVEELRGNREQIVVTEIPYQVNKSTLIEKIARLVHDEKISEISEIRDESDREGLRMVIVLKRNANAGIVLNQLYKYTQMQQTFGVINLALVKGRPKVMPLKELIERFIDHRVEVIIRRTIYDLDQAEARAHILEGLKIALDNLDEVIKTIRASNNPQEANKELRRKFALTDIQAKAILDMRLQKLTGLEREKVDQEYRDIVDKITEFRSILSNRDKQKGIIKDELLQLQNRYGDERRTEVIYSADDFSVEDMIADEDVVVTISNKGFIKRMAVSGYRRQRRGGKGMKGTTTKDDEYVEHLFVATNHNYILFFTEKGNCYWLKVYEIPEGSRLSRGRAIVNLIDIEKDDTIKTFVPVKTLDDEDYINNHSIIMATKEGQVKKSSLEAYSRPRRDGIIAINIREGDSLLEAALTDGDSNIILANKKGRAIRFHEEEAREMGRNTSGVRGMTLGKDNELVDMVVIKNTHEATVLAISENGYGKRSLVDDYREQSRGGKGVITLKVTPKTGNLIALKEVSDNDDLMVITERGKVIRMQCKGIRTMGRNTQGVRIMRLDDDGKIAAITRVVNEEDDETDPPVVS; translated from the coding sequence ATGGCAAGTGAAAAGATTATTCCAATAACAATTGAAGATGAAATGAAATCGTCGTACATCGATTACTCGATGTCGGTGATTGTATCCAGGGCTCTGCCGGACGTGCGAGACGGTTTGAAACCGGTACACCGGCGCGTTCTCTATGGAATGAGCGATTTGGGTATGCTTCACAACCGAAATTATAAAAAGAGTGCCCGTATTGTTGGTGAGGTTTTGGGTAAGTATCACCCCCATGGCGATTCGGCGGTATATGATTCGATTGTTCGCATGGTTCAGGATTTTTCACTTCGCTACCCGCTTGTAGATGGTCAGGGGAACTTCGGTTCTATTGATGGTGATTCCGCCGCGGCCATGAGGTACACAGAAGTAAGGATGCAGAGAATTGCAGAAGAGCTTCTCACCGATATCAATAAAGACACGGTTGATTTCCAGGACAACTTTGATGATACACTTACCGAGCCGACTGTTCTGCCCTCAATGCTACCCAACTTATTACTGAACGGAGCTTCCGGTATTGCCGTGGGAATGGCCACCAATATGGCACCTCACAATCTAAATGAGGTTATTGATGGAACGGTTGCTGTTTTGGATGATCCTGAGATAGAGACAAAGGAGTTGATGCAACATATTACCGCACCTGATTTTCCAACCGGCGGTATTATTTACGGATATGAAGGCGTGAAAGAAGCCTATAACACCGGCCGTGGAAAAATAACAATGCGCGCCCGTGCTAATGTAGAAGAGTTACGTGGCAATCGAGAACAGATTGTTGTTACCGAAATTCCATACCAGGTCAACAAATCAACTCTTATTGAAAAAATTGCCCGTTTAGTACACGACGAAAAGATCTCGGAAATATCAGAAATTCGGGATGAGTCAGACCGTGAAGGACTTCGAATGGTTATTGTTCTCAAACGAAATGCAAATGCGGGTATCGTATTAAATCAGCTTTACAAGTACACACAGATGCAACAAACATTTGGTGTGATTAATCTTGCACTGGTTAAAGGTCGCCCTAAAGTAATGCCGCTCAAAGAGTTAATTGAACGGTTTATTGATCATAGGGTTGAAGTCATCATCCGCCGAACTATTTATGATCTCGATCAGGCGGAAGCCAGAGCTCATATTTTAGAAGGCCTGAAGATTGCGCTCGACAATCTTGATGAAGTTATCAAAACTATACGTGCTTCCAACAATCCACAGGAAGCAAACAAAGAGCTTCGCAGAAAATTTGCTCTCACCGATATCCAGGCAAAAGCGATCCTGGATATGAGACTTCAAAAATTGACAGGCCTCGAACGTGAGAAAGTAGATCAGGAATACAGAGATATTGTTGATAAAATTACAGAATTCAGATCTATTCTCTCCAATCGTGACAAACAAAAAGGGATTATTAAAGACGAACTGTTACAACTGCAAAACCGGTACGGAGACGAACGCCGGACTGAAGTCATCTACTCAGCCGACGATTTCAGTGTAGAAGATATGATTGCCGACGAAGACGTTGTTGTAACAATCTCCAATAAGGGATTTATCAAACGAATGGCGGTCAGTGGATATCGGCGACAGCGTCGAGGCGGTAAAGGTATGAAGGGAACCACAACCAAAGATGATGAATATGTAGAACATCTCTTTGTGGCAACCAATCATAACTATATTCTGTTCTTTACAGAGAAAGGAAATTGTTACTGGCTGAAAGTGTACGAAATTCCTGAAGGCTCGCGCTTATCCAGAGGCCGTGCCATAGTAAATCTTATTGATATTGAGAAAGATGATACCATAAAAACTTTCGTACCTGTCAAAACTCTTGATGATGAAGATTACATCAACAACCACTCAATCATCATGGCAACAAAAGAGGGGCAGGTGAAGAAATCATCTCTTGAAGCCTATAGCCGACCGCGAAGAGATGGAATAATTGCTATAAATATTCGGGAAGGTGATAGTCTTTTAGAAGCTGCACTCACAGATGGAGACAGCAATATTATTCTTGCTAATAAGAAAGGACGTGCTATTCGTTTCCATGAAGAGGAAGCTCGCGAAATGGGACGAAACACTTCCGGTGTTCGCGGGATGACCCTCGGCAAAGATAATGAGCTTGTGGATATGGTGGTCATTAAAAATACACATGAGGCAACGGTTCTGGCCATTTCAGAAAATGGATACGGAAAGCGGTCACTGGTTGATGATTATCGTGAGCAAAGCCGTGGAGGTAAAGGGGTCATCACCTTAAAAGTGACTCCAAAAACCGGGAACCTGATTGCACTCAAAGAGGTCTCTGATAATGACGACCTGATGGTAATCACCGAACGTGGTAAAGTGATTCGGATGCAGTGTAAAGGAATCCGTACAATGGGTCGAAATACACAGGGTGTTCGAATCATGAGACTGGATGACGACGGTAAGATTGCAGCGATCACCAGAGTTGTTAATGAAGAGGATGATGAAACCGATCCACCCGTCGTAAGCTGA
- a CDS encoding DNA topoisomerase subunit B, with the protein MMKPIPVDTHPKLNLPAVEVVLTKLHAGGKFDKQSYKVSGGLHGVGVSCVNALSAHFYAEIHRDGEIYVMEFEKGGTKVPLKKTGKTKDTGTVIKFKPDPEIFTQTTEFKFDIIADRMRELAFLNPQISIDIIDERAEEEDEGKVSFHYSGGVKDFVKYLDESREPLMDEPMYIEGEEDNVPVEVAIQYNDSYTENVHSYVNNINTREGGTHISGFRRALTRCFKNYADKNNIIKSNSKIKVSGEDFREGMTCVLSVKVAEPQFEGQTKTKLGNSEVQSAVEIILYEKLSEYLEQNPKTAKKILEKVIVAAEAREAARKARQLIQRKSVMSGGGLPGKLADCSIKDPAHSEVYLVEGDSAGGSAKMGRNRSFQAILPLRGKILNVEKAKINKILENKEIQAMITALGTGVGHEEEFELEKLRYHKIIIMTDADVDGSHIRTLLLTFFYRYMHPLIEHGHVYIATPPLYRITKSRGEIEYAWDEETRNKLVKELKKSRTKFDVSRYKGLGEMNPEQLWETTMDPETRTLQKVTVENAAAADKMFSTLMGGDVEPRREFIEQNSKYATLDI; encoded by the coding sequence ATGATGAAACCGATTCCGGTAGATACTCATCCAAAACTAAATCTACCCGCTGTTGAAGTTGTTTTGACCAAACTGCACGCCGGCGGAAAATTTGATAAGCAATCATACAAAGTATCCGGTGGTTTGCACGGTGTTGGTGTCAGTTGTGTGAATGCGCTTTCTGCCCATTTTTATGCAGAAATTCACAGGGATGGAGAGATCTATGTAATGGAATTTGAAAAGGGCGGCACAAAGGTGCCTCTCAAGAAGACCGGCAAAACTAAAGACACCGGAACTGTTATCAAATTTAAGCCCGATCCGGAGATTTTTACTCAAACAACTGAGTTTAAATTTGATATTATTGCAGACCGAATGCGGGAGCTTGCTTTCCTGAATCCGCAAATTTCTATTGATATTATTGATGAACGAGCTGAAGAGGAAGATGAAGGAAAAGTTAGCTTTCACTATTCCGGCGGTGTAAAAGATTTTGTGAAATATCTTGATGAATCACGTGAGCCTCTAATGGATGAGCCGATGTATATTGAAGGCGAGGAGGATAATGTGCCCGTTGAGGTGGCAATCCAGTACAATGACAGTTACACCGAAAATGTCCACTCTTACGTTAACAATATTAATACGCGCGAAGGCGGAACGCATATCTCAGGTTTTCGGCGTGCATTAACCCGGTGCTTTAAGAATTATGCAGATAAAAACAACATTATTAAATCGAACAGCAAAATTAAGGTATCGGGCGAAGATTTTCGCGAAGGGATGACATGCGTTCTCAGTGTTAAAGTTGCTGAACCGCAGTTTGAAGGCCAAACCAAAACCAAGCTTGGTAACTCGGAAGTTCAAAGCGCTGTTGAGATTATTCTCTATGAAAAATTGAGTGAGTATCTCGAGCAGAATCCAAAAACCGCCAAAAAAATCCTGGAGAAAGTAATTGTTGCAGCCGAAGCTCGCGAAGCTGCACGAAAAGCGCGCCAGTTGATCCAGCGTAAAAGTGTAATGAGCGGCGGCGGACTCCCCGGAAAACTGGCGGATTGTTCAATTAAAGATCCGGCTCACAGTGAAGTATATCTCGTTGAGGGTGACTCTGCCGGCGGATCTGCAAAAATGGGGCGAAACAGAAGTTTTCAGGCCATTCTACCTTTGCGTGGTAAAATTTTAAATGTAGAAAAAGCCAAGATTAATAAGATCCTTGAAAACAAGGAGATACAGGCGATGATTACCGCACTCGGAACGGGTGTTGGCCACGAAGAGGAGTTTGAATTAGAGAAGCTTCGTTACCATAAAATTATCATTATGACAGATGCTGATGTGGACGGGTCTCACATCCGGACATTGCTTTTGACCTTTTTCTATCGGTATATGCATCCACTGATTGAGCACGGTCATGTTTACATTGCCACTCCCCCTCTGTACAGAATCACAAAAAGCCGCGGCGAAATTGAATATGCCTGGGATGAGGAGACAAGAAATAAGCTCGTTAAAGAACTCAAAAAATCACGAACTAAGTTTGATGTTTCACGCTATAAGGGTCTTGGAGAAATGAACCCCGAACAACTCTGGGAAACCACAATGGATCCCGAAACAAGAACTTTACAGAAGGTAACTGTGGAAAACGCTGCTGCTGCAGATAAGATGTTCTCTACCTTAATGGGAGGAGATGTTGAACCACGAAGAGAGTTCATCGAACAAAACTCCAAATATGCTACTCTCGACATTTAA
- the gyrA gene encoding DNA gyrase subunit A, which yields MASEKIIPITIEDEMKSSYIDYSMSVIVSRALPDVRDGLKPVHRRVLYGMSDLGMLHNRNYKKSARIVGEVLGKYHPHGDSAVYDSIVRMVQDFSLRYPLVDGQGNFGSIDGDSAAAMRYTEVRMQRIAEELLTDINKDTVDFQDNFDDTLTEPTVLPSMLPNLLLNGASGIAVGMATNMAPHNLNEVIDGTVAVLDDPEIETKELMQHITAPDFPTGGIIYGYEGVKEAYNTGRGKITMRARANVEELRGNREQIVVTEIPYQVNKSTLIEKIARLVHDEKISEISEIRDESDREGLRMVIVLKRNANAGIVLNQLYKYTQMQQTFGVINLALVKGRPKVMPLKELIERFIDHRVEVIIRRTIYDLDQAEARAHILEGLKIALDNLDEVIKTIRASNNPQEANKELRRKFALTDIQAKAILDMRLQKLTGLEREKVDQEYRDIVDKITEFRSILSNRDKQKGIIKDELLQLQNRYGDERRTEVIYSADDFSVEDMIADEDVVVTISNKGFIKRMAVSGYRRQRRGGKGMKGTTTKDDEYVEHLFVATNHNYILFFTEKGNCYWLKVYEIPEGSRLSRGRAIVNLIDIEKDDTIKTFVPVKTLDDEDYINNHSIIMATKEGQVKKSSLEAYSRPRRDGIIAINIREGDSLLEAALTDGDSNIILANKKGRAIRFHEEEAREMGRNTSGVRGMTLGKDNELVDMVVIKNTHEATVLAISENGYGKRSLVDDYREQSRGGKGVITLKVTPKTGNLIALKEVSDNDDLMVITERGKVIRMQCKGIRTMGRNTQGVRIMRLDDDGKIAAITRVVNEEDDETDSGRYSSKTKSTRC from the coding sequence ATGGCAAGTGAAAAGATTATTCCAATAACAATTGAAGATGAAATGAAATCGTCGTACATCGATTACTCGATGTCGGTGATTGTATCCAGGGCTCTGCCGGACGTGCGAGACGGTTTGAAACCGGTACACCGGCGCGTTCTCTATGGAATGAGCGATTTGGGTATGCTTCACAACCGAAATTATAAAAAGAGTGCCCGTATTGTTGGTGAGGTTTTGGGTAAGTATCACCCACATGGCGATTCGGCGGTATATGATTCGATTGTTCGCATGGTTCAGGATTTTTCACTTCGCTACCCGCTTGTAGATGGTCAGGGGAACTTCGGTTCTATTGATGGTGATTCCGCCGCGGCCATGAGGTACACAGAAGTAAGGATGCAGAGAATTGCAGAAGAGCTTCTCACCGATATCAATAAAGACACGGTTGATTTCCAGGACAACTTTGATGATACACTTACCGAGCCGACTGTTCTGCCCTCAATGCTACCCAACTTATTACTGAACGGAGCATCCGGTATTGCCGTGGGAATGGCTACCAATATGGCACCCCACAATCTAAATGAGGTTATTGATGGAACGGTTGCTGTTTTGGATGATCCTGAGATAGAGACAAAGGAGTTGATGCAACATATTACCGCACCTGATTTTCCAACCGGCGGTATTATTTACGGATATGAAGGCGTGAAAGAAGCCTATAACACCGGCCGTGGAAAAATAACGATGCGCGCCCGTGCTAATGTGGAAGAGTTACGTGGCAATCGAGAACAGATTGTTGTTACCGAAATTCCATACCAGGTCAACAAATCAACTCTTATTGAAAAAATTGCCCGTTTAGTACACGACGAAAAAATCTCGGAAATATCAGAAATTCGGGATGAGTCAGACCGTGAAGGACTTCGAATGGTTATTGTTCTCAAACGAAATGCAAATGCGGGTATCGTATTAAATCAGCTTTACAAGTACACACAGATGCAACAAACATTTGGTGTGATTAATCTTGCACTGGTTAAAGGTCGCCCTAAAGTAATGCCGCTCAAAGAGTTAATTGAACGGTTTATTGATCATAGGGTTGAAGTCATCATCCGCCGAACTATTTATGATCTCGATCAGGCGGAAGCCAGAGCTCATATTTTAGAAGGCCTGAAGATTGCGCTCGACAATCTTGATGAAGTTATCAAAACTATACGTGCTTCCAACAATCCACAGGAAGCAAACAAAGAGCTTCGCAGAAAATTTGCTCTCACCGATATCCAGGCAAAAGCGATCCTGGATATGAGACTTCAAAAATTGACAGGCCTCGAACGTGAGAAAGTAGATCAGGAATACAGAGATATTGTTGATAAAATTACAGAATTCAGATCTATTCTCTCCAATCGTGACAAACAAAAAGGGATTATTAAAGACGAACTGTTACAACTGCAAAACCGGTACGGAGACGAACGCCGGACTGAAGTCATCTACTCAGCCGATGATTTCAGTGTAGAAGATATGATTGCCGACGAAGACGTTGTTGTAACAATCTCCAATAAGGGATTTATCAAACGAATGGCGGTCAGTGGATATCGGCGACAGCGTCGAGGCGGTAAAGGTATGAAGGGAACCACAACCAAAGATGATGAATATGTAGAACATCTCTTTGTGGCAACCAATCATAACTATATTCTGTTCTTTACAGAGAAAGGAAATTGTTACTGGCTGAAAGTGTACGAAATTCCTGAAGGCTCGCGCTTATCCAGAGGCCGTGCCATAGTAAATCTTATTGATATTGAGAAAGATGATACCATAAAAACTTTCGTACCTGTCAAAACTCTTGATGATGAAGATTACATCAACAACCACTCAATCATCATGGCAACAAAAGAGGGGCAGGTGAAGAAATCATCTCTTGAAGCCTATAGCCGACCGCGAAGAGATGGAATAATTGCTATAAATATTCGGGAAGGTGATAGTCTTTTAGAAGCTGCACTCACAGATGGAGACAGCAATATTATTCTTGCTAATAAGAAAGGACGTGCTATTCGTTTCCATGAAGAGGAAGCTCGCGAAATGGGACGAAACACTTCCGGTGTTCGCGGGATGACCCTCGGCAAAGATAATGAGCTTGTGGATATGGTGGTCATTAAAAATACACATGAGGCAACGGTTCTGGCCATTTCAGAAAATGGATACGGAAAGCGTTCCCTTGTTGATGATTATCGCGAGCAAAGCCGTGGAGGTAAAGGGGTCATCACCTTAAAAGTGACTCCAAAAACCGGGAACCTGATTGCTCTCAAAGAGGTCTCTGATAATGACGACCTGATGGTAATCACCGAACGTGGTAAAGTGATTCGGATGCAGTGTAAAGGAATCCGTACAATGGGTCGAAATACACAGGGTGTTCGAATCATGAGGCTGGATGACGACGGTAAGATTGCAGCGATCACCAGAGTTGTTAATGAAGAGGATGATGAAACCGATTCCGGTAGATACTCATCCAAAACTAAATCTACCCGCTGTTGA